tatTACTCTCACGCAGTATTGGACAGATTTAAGCCGGTACTACCGGCTAATTTTTCAGTACACATTTTTACGTAATTATctgcagaaaattacattttccaactcagaaaaatctattgagtccaaatattatatttaaattttctaattaacattctaaatttttgaacctattctagacaattaaattattttaattaaacagTTAATTAATTGCGATTCTTACAATtggattaataataaaaaaacaaacaacaaTTAGTGAACAATAGTAAAATAATTCCTTCATAGTGATATTATTTATAGAGATGGaagaaaaaattcatattaatatAGTAAATCTTGCTTGGATTACTTTAATGGTTGTTttcacatttttcttttctcttagtATGGGGAGGAAGTGGACTTCAAAAGTACGACTAATTGGGGTAGGAGATCCAGCTATATCAATTGTTTTCTAACTGGGTTATTAAATTTTTCTATTGAATATTCTTTATTTCATTTCCTTTTAATTAATACCATACCAATTCTTTTAATTCAAATATATCCACATTTCGTAAGTCTATTTTATTTGAGTGGTGTAATGTAATCAATGCATAATACAAACAAAATAATCTATCAATTatccaatagtaaaatttattaaaatttctaTTTGGATAAATTGGCTCTTACCaaagttatatataaaaaatgagtaACTGTAAACTCCCCCCCCCTTAAcacctctttttccttttttccccttttttcaaACGAATTCATCTTTCGAACCATATCTCATCCCGTATGTGATGAAATAGGATGAATTGAGACAGTATTTTGTAAATACGTAATTATCTTGAATATATCAACCATTTATTTACTTTTCGATTATccgaaaagaacaaaaaaaacatCTTGTTCTTTTTCAACAATTTCTGATATCTAGTAGACTTCTCAGTAGGATTCGAACCCAGATGCagttttaagaaaaaaaagaacaataGGCTCTTATAGAATTGCCAAAAAATTCTTCGATTTCTTCTGAAAGCAGATGATTATTCATCTGCTTCTCACATTCTATGAATAGTCGACACATTGAAGAATATCCAAAGAGACATTTAGAGAATCGCTTTGATTCTATTTATGTTCGTTCCGTTTGAAGAAAGGAAGAATCCAAACAAAGAATCaatctttcttttagttgtatcTCTTTGATTGGTCAATGTATGATATTCCAAACCCTCGTTTCTAATGAAATTTCTGGATTGATCAAAAGATCCTTTTAATTGGCTAAAATCCGTTTGAATGAAACTAGATCTCGTGAAATCATATTGACTATTTGATGATACATTCCATACCTTGCTAAAATATCAATCTTTGTTTACCAACCACACATTATCTAATCAAATCCAATTTTCTCTCGATATGCTCCTCAAAATCCGATTCGCGCGAATTCTTCCCCCAACTAGCGAAGAGATCTTGGCAGAGTTGCCACGTGAAATTGAGCACCATTTTGCAAAAAAAATAGCCCGCTTATTTCTCAAAAAGAAATGGAAAACATGCTCAATATCATTTGATTGAGCACCCGTGTAACGTCGCCCTATATTCCAATTCCACGACAGACAATCGATGTGTATCAATGATGTCAAAAGGGCGGTAATAGTATTTGGGGGAGCACAGGAATTGCATAAATACTCCCGGTAGAGTAAATTTTATTTGTCTGTTCTCCAGAGGTTACTGTAGAATTTATAAATATAACAACAAATTGTAACAACAACAAAGGGGAGGGGGGAAAACGATCGGTGTACAAATCAACGAGGGAAAAAAAAACTGTTTTCTagaaggaaacaaaaaaaaaaggctatGCATTACCCAAGTTACCTCAGTTACAGATGCCTCGAGTCTTCTGCTGCCTAACTTTGCAGGACACTGGACCAAGAAGATCGCGGCGTGCCTTTTGTTTTCATTAAAAGAGTTGGTTTGATATTTACTTCATAATCTTCCAACTGCAAGCTCAAGGAATCGCTGTCGCACAATGTTAGCGCTAATGATTGACCAACAGTTTTTGTATAGTCATCCTGAAGGCTGATGTAGTCAGTAAGTTCTCCTTCAAGATCATCACTCAGATCACGTTGCCCTGGAATAACTACGATTCCAGCTTCAGAAACATTAATCGGAACAGAAGCAAAGTAACGCCCTCTGCTGTTACTATTACTCTGATCTCCAgatctcttccttttctttcccttttgtTTTTCGGGATGATGAAGCTTGCATCTGGTTCCTTTCGTACAGGTGCCCGTTGCTTGAAAAGTAGGACAGATACAACTGTGCTTCTTCCTACACTGATCATACATGAGCAAGCGAGTATTAGTCTCCGGTCATTTATGCACACAAATTTTTCGAAGAACAGTCAGCAGAGCCTAGAGTACAGAAaagattataattaaataaacaagaTTACACTTAGCAGTATTACTCCATTAGGATTAGCAATCCAACACAAACAGTGCAACAGGCTGCAACTGACTAGTCAATATGAAATTCTACTCAATGAACCCAAGTTGACATTAGAACCCTATGGCCTATACCCTACATAAATACAATGAACCACCGGATCATATCCATATTCTGCTAGTTGAAATGGAAATTCATACGCAAAGAAATGGATATTCTAGCAAAATGAGGAACAAATTAAATATTCAATATTatccagaaaacaaaattaattatgttGGTTAATACCTCATTCCCATCAGCACAATAACCCTTGAGAAATCCTTCACAAACAGAAGCCTTAGGGTTCACATTGACATGTCTATATGGGCAATTTCGGTTTGTGCATAAGCCTGCCATGAAAGTCGTCAGAATTATAACTTCCTTTGGAAGGAAAAAGACGAATTATATCAAAGATTACTTTCTAATAACCTTGCAGAAAATAAGAACAATCTGGCATTCTCTCTGGTATAACCTGCACAAGTGATTAACTTCAGTTTAGAGACAGGAGTAAATGCAGTAGATAACATTCAATGTCTTGGACTTGCTGCTATAACAAAACCTTATGAGTCAATTTGCAGCTGGGAGTAGAACATAAACCATTCAGGAACTTAGTACAGACAGCAATTTTTGAGGGATCATGAACATAAGGGCATTTCCCACCCTCCTTGTTACATTTCCCAAATCTTGTAAAAAACTGACAATACTTCTGCTTTCGAGCCAACCGTTGCCTGGCAGTATGCAAGCTCCATCTAACTTTTTCATTTGCCAATTTTCGAGTTCGTTTTTTTGGGTCTCTGATAAGCTGATTACCATTTCCAATTCGGACATATCTGTGAAAATTGATTCAGCATAGCAAGATCAATAACACTGCAGGACTTGGCATTATACAAATATTTTCCCTTTGGCTGCTTTTAAGCTAAGACAACCAACACTGACGAAATTCAAAATACTATAGGTATAAAAGCCAGTGCATAATAAGAGGGAACATACTCATCATTTCCAATCACCAATCTCCTAGGAATGTAAGCTCTTTTCACAACCAAGCCCGAATCAGCAGTGGCAGACGACAGGGATTCATCATCTACAAAAAGAATTGTAAGTGAAACATTGTAAGACCAAGTAATAGGATCTATTAACTGCTAGAGAAAAACAGCAGACTTATCCACAGAATATAATGACAAAAGAATGGGAAGCTGAACAGAAATGGAAGAACATTCATAATGGTCAATCCCATATTGGAAACAAAAGAAAGCTTAATGATTCCACACCTCACATTGCATAAACAAGAAATCAACTACAAACAAACTAAATGGTGTGGAGTATTTTACATAAGATAAgcaataaaaaaattgagaacaTTTCAAGAATATACAGGCAGGGCATATGTACACAGCCATGACAACATATGGGGTGAGTAATTCCAAattttgaacccatgaccaacaAGTCACAAGGCATCAAGGCTTATATGTTTGGATTTTTCTTTCTGCACCTTTACCATCATAtagacattaaaataaaaaaagggtaGCCCAGTGCACAAGCATTCCACATTAACGGAGGGTCCAGAAAAGGGTCATACCCAAAGGGTATAATGTACACAGCCTAACCTGTTAATTACATCAGTGGCTGTTTACACGGATTGAACCCGTGACCTTAAGGTCACACAGAGATAACACAACCATTGCTCCAAGGCTCCACTTCTATAGTATAGACATTAAGTTAATCAAAATGAGTCATAATGCTAACAGGTAATTCACTGCAAATGTTCAACTAGGGAACACATCTTTGGGAGAGGAAATAGGTCAGAGTCTTTTAGACATGCCTCGCCTATAATGCTATTTCAAAGGCTATTCATTATTGAAGTTGAAAAGAAACTAGCAAGCATTGCTTAGCTGAtgcaattaaattttttgttctaaGGAGCATCCATCATCCTTTCATTCAGTTCTTAATCTATCCCACAATGTTTTTTCATTGTGCTTAGAAGAATCTTGAAAACTGTCATACCACAATTTGTCCTTCAGCAGTCTGAGGCACCGTATTTCCAAATTACGGTTTTCATCATTCATGGCTTCAACAAAAGCCAGACAGCTTAAATATGATTCTTGGTCCCTATAAATATAGGTCATTTTGATTTTAATCTCTCTTTCcacttctctctttctttttttgtgcTTTTAGTCTTCATCATTAATAGCTTCGATCATTATATTTCATTAAAAAATGATTTTAGTTTGTACAAATATAATAAGTGACCTATAAATATCCCTGCAAATGCTTCATTGAGCCTAGGGGCGTATCATGTTTTTGGTGGACTGAAAAGTATGAAAGGACACACAAGGTTCAAGTAAAATGGTTCTCACAGAAATCCTGACCACCTGAAATCCTCTGAAGTGTGCGCCTGGAAGGATCCATTTTGTAGCGAACTGAACCAATACGGAATATACGTTCTACAAAATCAACCCATTACTTTCAGCCAGTaaggaaaaacaaagataaaTAGAACACAGAGCATAAATAAGCTTTAATAGCACGTTAAACAAATAGTCTGCAGCTTTATGATATGACAAACTCTCATGGAAAGAATGTTTCCTACTATTTGCATGGGAACCAACGCAAGCTGCACCTTTTTGCTCTCTCTTTTTCCTCTCTACTGCAGCAACAGCAAGTGTGGCCTCCTAAAATGATGATGAGAAACTGTTAAGTTCACTGACTAAGAAAGATCTATTTGCATAAAGTAAAATATACCAAAAGCCAAACTAACCTCATTAGCTTGCTTTGAGTTCTTCTCAATGGATTTGGACCATTTTAAACTAGACCCACCAACACTTAATACCTTGGATTTCCAAAGAGAAAACCCACGGGTTGACCTAGTGTAAACAGTATCCATCTTTCTGAAATGAAGCATTTTCTTactaaaataaaacagaaatcaAAAGTTTGCAATTTTGGGCTGCTGGTTGCACACAACCCAAAGCAGGAGAAACAAAGCAAACATAAATGAAGGAGTATCAAATGCTGAGTACCTAACTGCTGATAAGAAGGTACTATTGGAACATGAAGCAGAATTATGAATGACGCTTCTTAAATATGTTGGTCTTTTCCATGGAAATAACTGAGGCAAAACCCTTTGAGAATGCCATGAATTATGGCCATTTTTAGGTGACTTTTTGCCACATAATGTCCAGACTAATGAGGCTCTTAAAGATTTGAATGATCTCCCAGCAACTGAAAAGGATAAAGTTAAGTCTCAGCTCTAACCATGAATAAAGGGAAATAAAGCTATTATATGGAATAGCACCAACAGCTCAAAATTCCTCAGCCAACAGTGAGTCACAGCAAGGGCTGGGAATGGAGAAATCACTCCACCATAAGCTCAAACGAATAGACTCAAGACATGCAGAGATATAACATAAACACAAGCAAAcaacgaaataaaataaaaagctcTAAAAGTTAGGCTCAGGACATATAGAAAATTGTGAAGCTGATATTGGAAGAAAATGCCATTTATGCATTCATATATAAACATATAAAAGAAGAGATGAACACAAACAGAATTCTTGTAAAACAAGGGACACATTTCTAGCAGGTACAAACTAATGGATAGATGCATATAGCAAGCAGTTCAGTGtacttttaaattattatattttaaacagcAAACAGTATTCAACTGAATACATGATATGCATCTACTGCAGCCCCAATCCAAAAGTTATATATTTCCCAACGATGGTATGAGATTCAAAAGAGCAAAAATTATATGGATATGAATTAGGCAAAATAATAAGTTCTCCACCTATACCTTTATGTAACTGCCTCTTACTAAGCTTTCTGTTGCAAAGCACCTTACAAGACCCCTGACCATCAGAATCTAGAGTGGCTTTCGGCACTGCAACAGTCTGGTTCATATTCCTAACTAACTGATTTTTGCACCTCTTGTAGTAGCCTTCAGAGAAGGCTGTTTGGGACTTCTCATCACGAGAATTTGAAGTCGCTACCAACTGATTTGTTTTGGGCTTTGTATATACAATTCTCTTGGTGCTGAAAGAAGAAATGTGTCCATCATTTGCTTCAACTTGGTTCTCCAGCTTACTCAGTGGACTACTTTGATTATCAGGAGTTTCGTACTGATTTGAATCATCTTTGGAAGAGTTTGGTGTATCATTGATATCTATCAGTTTTCTAGGATCTGATGCATTTTCATAGCAACCACTGGAAGGAGGTTCTACCAATGGGGAAGATATATTTTCCTCTGATAATGTGCCAATGGATAGTGAAGGTTTTCTCTGACTCTGCTGAGGGACCTCTGCTACTCCTGTTTTCAAGGTCAGTTGATCTGACACATCAATCCTGCTCCCAGATCTGGTACTCTTTGATAATTCATCTAAGCTCAAAGGTGACTTATTTACAGAAGAGATCTGAGTAAAAGAAACTGTAGTAGGCTGTCTTACAAGACTGTTACCTTTACGAATGTAAGAGGTATTCTGAAAGTTTCCTTTCCTATCTAGAATTTGCCTTTTGGGAAGAAATTTTCCTGGCGAAAGCTTGTTTCCAGGTAAAGAACCTTGAGAATTATTACCAGAACGTCGCCAAGTTCGAGGATTTGAGAGATGGGTTGAAGAGGCAGATGTCTTTGAATTTGACTTTGAAATGATGAACGAACGACCCTTTTGAGTTTTTGGCATGGCACCTCCAAGGGTATTTTTGCTCCCATTTTCTGAAAAATAAGAAACTGGACCATTATTTGAAACCTTGGAGTTGACTTGGGATGATTGTCGCATTAGATTCCTCTCAACTGGGTTACTATGCCCAGTTGCATTAGCTGACTTCATAATCTTATTAGTATGCTGTATTGGTGAAGTACAAGTAGGCAAATCAGAACCATGTTCAACTGCAGATATATCCCCACAATTGTTTTCATCTTGGATTGATGTACAATTTAAATTCCCTCTCTCAGGTGCTTCCGATATCCCTTGAGAACACACATCTGATGGTGCTTCAGGTGCATCCTCCTCCAAATCACCATCGGAAGGATGGGACACAATGCTCTGTTGATGAATTAAACTGTCCTTCATATCTCCCTTATTATATCCAGACGCCAAAATGTCAGTTTGCATTTGAGTGCCATTTTCTTTGCATTCACCATCCAACAATGGGAACTGAATGTCCAAGTCCTCACGAAGTGAATAAGATGCAAAATCTGAGTTCTTTAATTCAAAATGGTCAGAACTCATGGTTTCATTATTTGCATATCTAGCGTCACAAGAACCTCCAACAAAATTGTCAGACAATTTCCTACTATCCTCTGAACATGACAATGATTGTGCACTAAACAGAACATCCATGCTTGACAATGCAACTTCTTTTTCGGGTGCTTGTTTATCACTGAAAGAAACAGGAAAATCCGCACAAGATTTGGATACCACAACTGCATCACTCAACTCAGAGGTAGTCGTGACTTTGATCCCTTTAGATAATAGTGAAAGATAATTTGCATCATCAATCTCATTATCTCTAACACAAAGCTCAGCCTCTGAAAGCTCCTTTTTCCCATGTAAAGTAATGATCCCATTCAAGCACGATTCCAGGTTAGAACCTAAGCTTTGAACAGATTGATCCAAAACTTCTGAACAACATGCATCCTTCACCTTCACACTTGAGGCAGTATCCCAATCATTTGCATGGCTAACTGAATTTACAGGTTTTGGAGAAATTCCCTCCATCTTTGAGTGCAAAAACTTTGAATGAGTCCTAgcttttctctttttcatattGTTTATATCCCCTTCACCAAATCCAACAGAAAGATTAGAACTTGAAAATGGCTCTTCCTTGCCACAATTCTCAGAAGATATGGCAGCGTAACTGGGGGAAACATCCTTCACAGCATCATTAGTGATGTCAGAACACTGACCAGCGGTACCATCTTCTAAATTGACCAGTCCACTATAAGAACCCTGTGTCACAGCAATAGCATTTTGTATGCAATCTGTACCAGAGTGAATCTTAATTTTTCCTGAATTTGAAGGGGCAGACATTGCGCTGCTTGATGCAGGGTTGATCACGTCTGGATTTTCTTCCAAAATAGCATACTTGGTGATAATAGTAGGGACCATAAGTCCAAAACCAGATTCACCAGTAAGACCACATTCAGTAACTGTAAGCTTCTCTTTAGATCCTTTAAGATCACCAGAAATTAGGCCATAAACGCTACTAGCAGAGTTATATGTATTAGTGTGATCTGACTTACCAATATTGTCAGCTGAACTAAGAACGCTGTCATCTACTACATCTATAACAAACCCATTCTGTGGACATCTTACATTTGAATAATTCTCACATGATTGAGACTCTTGATTCTGACATAGCTGTTTAATATCACAACCCACATCATTGATTTTGGAAGTACTTCCATTTAATAATTCAGGAACCATGTTAGTATCTGGCATTCTACGCAAGTCATGGACAGAATTATTTGCATCTAAACACTCAGAATCAATCTTTTTAGCTTCACCAGTAGAAGCACAAGATTGAGAATTTGGAATGTTAAGGCCACTTTCAAACCTGGCGGCTCCTTTCTGAGTATCTGAATCTTCATCAGTTTCACATTCTCGTGACCTGGAATGTGGCCCCAAACTCAGCAGGGTTAGATCTCCATTTCTATCTTCAAGCAATTGATTCCGATCCTTTGATAAATTGTATGAACTATGGCCAGGCATTGACATCTTGTCTACAGTGATGTTTTTCTGCTCCAGACAAGGTTCAACTTTGTTGGGAACAGAGACAGATGAAGAACTAGGTATGACTCGATCAGGTTGCACACATCCATGAACCTTATTCACTGATCGTGAATTTGACATTGTAGATTTTGGATTTCCAACAACTTTCTTCACTACTCTCTTGACAACTTTTTTCTTCTTGACAACCCTTGGGGAGGACTTACCAGAGTGAATTTTGGTACTTCCACCTGCAACCTCATTTTTCACACTATCAGTCTCACGGGTGCAAGGTTGAGAACAAGGATTAACAACATTATTCTGTAAGCTTAAATCATTCACAGATCCAGAGCAGTCATTCACTTTGCATGATGAGCTATTCAAAGTTACAACATCCCTAGATACTTTTGCAGCTTCCAAACCAGAACAATCACTATCGGATACTGAaaccttttttctcttttctgaGGGAGTTAAATCAGCATCAGAGACAGAATTCATATTTGTATCAGTAACAACAGTCGAAGTCGAAGCGGTCACAATAGCCTTCGCAACCAGGGAATTTGATTCAAAAGAGATATCAAGTTCCACAGGACTtccttccctttcttcttgtTTCATCCCATGACCTACATGCCCACACTGCTCCTTGCCCCTGAAATCATTAGTGTTAGACTCAGCAGAATAACCAGCATTCCGTAATTGTTCAATCTCACGATTCCTATAACTTGGTTTTGCATTCTGGATCCTAAGAAGAGCACTCTTCTTTTGAACCTGTTTCTTTAGAGAAGGTCGCCATAATTCATGACCAAACTCCCTGTTGTTCCCTCTGCCACTATATCTACCCGATTCCCATCCATATTCCTCACGCGTCCCAACGCgaaaatcatcatcaacattcTTAGCAAAACCAATCTCGCCGGTCCCCAATTCGAACCGTGAATCAGGCAACTCCTTAGGTCCCCTCCTCTCATTCAACCACCTCTTGCCTTCGCCATGCCCATCTCTTCTTCCAACCCTGGGAATCTTATCCTCGAATTCCACACTATACCCGCGAACATACCCCCCGGGTTTCAAATCAATATTAATCTCCCTTGACATCGCCGGTGGCGCCCTGCCGAAGCCTCCGTTGGGCAAGTCGTGTCTGGGTGGCAAATCCCCAACGCCGCGGCGGTGGTAATTGTGGTAATTAGCATCATTACCGCTGCCGCAACCAAACTCCTCATCCTTCCTAGGGTTACCCTCATACTCATACtcaagtctccacctggagcgATCGGGATCGTATCGAATCTTTTCGGCCGGATATGCCGAGGGCGGCAGCGAGACCCCTTCACGGTGTTGGCGCAATTCACTGTCAAGATCAACGGGGGTATAATTCCTCGGAAGGAGACAGTCGGGAGCGATCCTACGGCCAGGGTTAGGGTCCCAGCGTGTTTCAGTGTCGAAACGAGGAAAATTGCGGCGGGGGAAAGGATCGCCCGGGAGGATTCGGCTGGCAATCCTGGGGGATTGGGAAAATGGCTGATTGTGGTTGTTGGAGATTGGGTGTTCTTCTTGGAAGGGACGATTAGGGTAGTTAGGGGAATTGAATTGGGGGAATTGGTTTTGATGGGATGGCGGGTGGTTGTTATTGGGGGCATAAGGAGGCGGAGGAGGAGGTGTGCGGATGGTGCGATAGCGGAGGGGTTGTGCTTGGGGAGGAGGGGCTGGCGGAGTGGGGAGGGACGGGGGCGGAGGGGGCGGCGGAGGGAGGTGGCTGTGGTTGTGATGAGGAGGGGGAGGGGCGTACCTAGTGTGGTTGGTGTTGTTGTCGTCGTTGTTGTGATCATGGtggctgtggtggtggtggtggacgTAGTGGGAGTGGTGTTGGTCCATGACAGTTGATAAAGGATGGTAGTGGTACTCTGCGACCAAGTGGGGGATTGGTGGCGGCGGAGATTGGATCGATATCACCCTGCGTGTGTTAGTTAACTTGCAAGGCTCTCCTTTGCTGGATCCAACAACGGCGTTTCCGTGATTTTTGTTTGGAATTGTCGCTCCGGCTGCTTCGGCTGCTTCAGAGTGAATAATTATACAGTAGCCCCACACATCTAAATCTTTTGgcaattaaattcaatgaaattGACTCAAATCTAACAAAACTTGATGTGCGTTCAAAATCAAGCCGTGTTTTTTTATTTCGTATTTTTCCCGTATGCCTCCTTCTATTAATGttactatttctattttttttctcttctttttcatatattattatagttatttttttttaatttttataatttttttgttttattttttaaaaaagaataaaacaaaaaatataaaagaatgaaataaataagaataaataaaaaaataaaagatgagataaaaaatgaaaaagatttttaaatggtacataatttataaaaaaaaaatagtactaaaattctttaataatagcacataatttttttattttgacaaaatatagaaatatttttttaattttgtacttttttatcttattattcttcttcgtttctttcttcttttcttttctcttttgctcttattttttcttttaagaacaTTATTTCTTATATTAGCCTTGAATGAACATGTCTATATCATATTATAATCTTATTTAGTTGAATAAATATAAGTTTACATTTATTGGAttgaatttttgttaaaaatataaatagtaccaaaatttgtttaaaataaatTGCATACTAAAAGAGCACGTTAACTCTATAAAATGAAATAAGATAGtaccaaaattacttaaaattgacactaaaaatttaataacacgacataaaaaatattaaatctttCTAAACAAAATTACACATTCAGTGAATTGAATGCTTatcttatatataaaataatacaaaaatctaaaaaataacactGAAATGTCTTCACTCTTGAAATTTTCAACTAAatgatgtgataaaattaaactcatttcatGAATACTTGAGTTACAGAttcacaaattttaataaaaaaaataagtgaaaGAATTTGTATATAATATCGCAAAATTAAGCATAACACAATAATTCTTCTTTTAAGAAAAGGATGACGTAtctgaaatataaaataatacaataattttttaattttgacaataaaattttattacaaaacacaaaaatttcttctttaatattgtatttttttttctttttattattcttctttcttgcttttttgtTGCTCTTAATTCGTCTTTTAGGAGCATTACTTCTTATATTAGATTTGAATGAACATGTCTGTACTGTATTGCAATcttatttagttgaatgaatgtaggttcacaCTTATTTGAGTTGAATTCTTGTTAgaaacaaaaataacaccaaaatatgTTGACTCTAATACCGAAATGTCTTTACTCCAATACTAAAATTTTCAACTAAATAATGTGATAGAATTAAGAATTTATTTTATGAAAACTTGAGTTGCaaatttacaaattttaatagaaaagaaataaataaaaattttgtagaTAACACAGTGAAATTAAATATAACAAGTACGAAAATTTGA
This region of Arachis hypogaea cultivar Tifrunner chromosome 8, arahy.Tifrunner.gnm2.J5K5, whole genome shotgun sequence genomic DNA includes:
- the LOC112706494 gene encoding uncharacterized protein isoform X21; this encodes MDQHHSHYVHHHHHSHHDHNNDDNNTNHTRYAPPPPHHNHSHLPPPPPPPPSLPTPPAPPPQAQPLRYRTIRTPPPPPPYAPNNNHPPSHQNQFPQFNSPNYPNRPFQEEHPISNNHNQPFSQSPRIASRILPGDPFPRRNFPRFDTETRWDPNPGRRIAPDCLLPRNYTPVDLDSELRQHREGVSLPPSAYPAEKIRYDPDRSRWRLEYEYEGNPRKDEEFGCGSGNDANYHNYHRRGVGDLPPRHDLPNGGFGRAPPAMSREINIDLKPGGYVRGYSVEFEDKIPRVGRRDGHGEGKRWLNERRGPKELPDSRFELGTGEIGFAKNVDDDFRVGTREEYGWESGRYSGRGNNREFGHELWRPSLKKQVQKKSALLRIQNAKPSYRNREIEQLRNAGYSAESNTNDFRGKEQCGHVGHGMKQEEREGSPVELDISFESNSLVAKAIVTASTSTVVTDTNMNSVSDADLTPSEKRKKVSVSDSDCSGLEAAKVSRDVVTLNSSSCKVNDCSGSVNDLSLQNNVVNPCSQPCTRETDSVKNEVAGGSTKIHSGKSSPRVVKKKKVVKRVVKKVVGNPKSTMSNSRSVNKVHGCVQPDRVIPSSSSVSVPNKVEPCLEQKNITVDKMSMPGHSSYNLSKDRNQLLEDRNGDLTLLSLGPHSRSRECETDEDSDTQKGAARFESGLNIPNSQSCASTGEAKKIDSECLDANNSVHDLRRMPDTNMVPELLNGSTSKINDVGCDIKQLCQNQESQSCENYSNVRCPQNGFVIDVVDDSVLSSADNIGKSDHTNTYNSASSVYGLISGDLKGSKEKLTVTECGLTGESGFGLMVPTIITKYAILEENPDVINPASSSAMSAPSNSGKIKIHSGTDCIQNAIAVTQGSYSGLVNLEDGTAGQCSDITNDAVKDVSPSYAAISSENCGKEEPFSSSNLSVGFGEGDINNMKKRKARTHSKFLHSKMEGISPKPVNSVSHANDWDTASSVKVKDACCSEVLDQSVQSLGSNLESCLNGIITLHGKKELSEAELCVRDNEIDDANYLSLLSKGIKVTTTSELSDAVVVSKSCADFPVSFSDKQAPEKEVALSSMDVLFSAQSLSCSEDSRKLSDNFVGGSCDARYANNETMSSDHFELKNSDFASYSLREDLDIQFPLLDGECKENGTQMQTDILASGYNKGDMKDSLIHQQSIVSHPSDGDLEEDAPEAPSDVCSQGISEAPERGNLNCTSIQDENNCGDISAVEHGSDLPTCTSPIQHTNKIMKSANATGHSNPVERNLMRQSSQVNSKVSNNGPVSYFSENGSKNTLGGAMPKTQKGRSFIISKSNSKTSASSTHLSNPRTWRRSGNNSQGSLPGNKLSPGKFLPKRQILDRKGNFQNTSYIRKGNSLVRQPTTVSFTQISSVNKSPLSLDELSKSTRSGSRIDVSDQLTLKTGVAEVPQQSQRKPSLSIGTLSEENISSPLVEPPSSGCYENASDPRKLIDINDTPNSSKDDSNQYETPDNQSSPLSKLENQVEANDGHISSFSTKRIVYTKPKTNQLVATSNSRDEKSQTAFSEGYYKRCKNQLVRNMNQTVAVPKATLDSDGQGSCKVLCNRKLSKRQLHKVAGRSFKSLRASLVWTLCGKKSPKNGHNSWHSQRVLPQLFPWKRPTYLRSVIHNSASCSNSTFLSAVRSTRGFSLWKSKVLSVGGSSLKWSKSIEKNSKQANEEATLAVAAVERKKREQKGAACVGSHANKRIFRIGSVRYKMDPSRRTLQRISGGQDFYDESLSSATADSGLVVKRAYIPRRLVIGNDEYVRIGNGNQLIRDPKKRTRKLANEKVRWSLHTARQRLARKQKYCQFFTRFGKCNKEGGKCPYVHDPSKIAVCTKFLNGLCSTPSCKLTHKVIPERMPDCSYFLQGLCTNRNCPYRHVNVNPKASVCEGFLKGYCADGNEEEAQLYLSYFSSNGHLYERNQMQASSSRKTKGKEKEEIWRSE